CACGGCCGGTCGCTGCACTACGGGCAGGTCTACGCGACCCTGGCCCGGCTGCTGAAGAACGGCCTCGTGGAGGTGGAGTCCGAGCCCGGTGACGGCCCGGACCGCAAGCGGTACGCGATCACCTCGGCCGGTGTCACCGACGTGGAGCAGTGGCTGAGAAAACCGGAGCAGCCCGAGGCCTACCTGCAGAGCAAGCTCTACACCAAGGTCGTGCTGGCGCTGCTCACCGGCCGGGACGCGACCGACCTGCTGGACATCCAGCGCGCCGCCCATCTGGGGCAGATGCGGGAGCTGACCAACCGC
Above is a window of Micromonospora yangpuensis DNA encoding:
- a CDS encoding PadR family transcriptional regulator, producing MSVGFALLGLLEHGPRHGYELKRSYDDQFGHGRSLHYGQVYATLARLLKNGLVEVESEPGDGPDRKRYAITSAGVTDVEQWLRKPEQPEAYLQSKLYTKVVLALLTGRDATDLLDIQRAAHLGQMRELTNRKLTGDLADQLVCDHALFHLEADLRWLELTAARLDQLSAQVRKGNR